The following coding sequences are from one Roseburia hominis A2-183 window:
- a CDS encoding Na/Pi cotransporter family protein, whose protein sequence is MDIFGVLSLIGGLALFLYGMHVMGAGLEKMSGGRLERILENLTSNPLKAVLLGAGVTAVIQSSSATTVMVVGFVNSGIMKLSQAIGIIMGANIGTTITAWLLSLTGIQGDNLFINMLKPTSFSPILAMIGIILLMSGKSDKKKITGEILLGFVVLMYGMSAMSGAVEPLADVPEFTNLLTMFKNPVLGVLAGALLTAVIQSSSASVGILQALSVTGGFTFGTAIPIILGQNIGTCVTAMISAIGANKGAKRTAFVHLYFNMIGTVLFLCLFYLGNAIFSFPFTNDVVNAADIALVHSIFNVFTTLVLLPFTKGLENLAYLTIPKTEDEKKTANDAFVILDDRFLSSPAFAIEQCRSLVSQMAEMTRDGFLEAMDVLGEYSEEKAQDVIDKENRVDVYDDKITAYLTKLSSENLSYKDSLQVTSLLHCITDFERISDHSINVVESVQQMRKENLTFSRKGEEEMNLYGAAIRDILTRTTDAFVNNDQALAHTVEPLEEVIDELNKDVKKHHMKRLRKGKCSMELGLVLSDLAMNYERVADHCSNIAVYMMQLKDTQLEEHSFTEQLDEAESAEFTRLLDEFGSRYSL, encoded by the coding sequence ATGGATATTTTTGGAGTATTGTCCCTGATTGGCGGGCTGGCATTATTCTTATACGGAATGCACGTGATGGGTGCAGGACTGGAGAAGATGTCAGGCGGAAGGTTGGAGCGCATTCTGGAGAATCTGACATCGAATCCGTTAAAAGCGGTACTGCTCGGTGCAGGCGTCACAGCGGTCATACAGTCATCTTCCGCGACAACGGTTATGGTCGTCGGGTTTGTAAATTCCGGTATTATGAAGCTTTCACAAGCGATCGGAATCATCATGGGTGCCAATATCGGTACGACGATTACCGCATGGCTGCTCAGCTTGACGGGAATTCAGGGAGACAACCTTTTTATAAATATGTTAAAGCCGACATCGTTCTCACCGATTCTGGCTATGATCGGTATTATTCTGCTGATGTCTGGCAAGAGCGATAAGAAGAAGATTACCGGAGAGATTCTGCTTGGATTCGTCGTGCTGATGTACGGTATGTCGGCGATGAGTGGTGCGGTGGAGCCGCTTGCGGACGTGCCGGAGTTCACGAACCTGCTTACCATGTTCAAGAATCCGGTGCTTGGAGTGCTTGCAGGAGCGCTGCTTACGGCGGTCATCCAGAGTTCTTCCGCTTCTGTCGGTATTTTACAGGCGCTTTCGGTAACCGGTGGATTTACATTTGGCACAGCGATCCCGATTATTCTGGGACAGAACATCGGTACCTGTGTGACGGCAATGATCTCCGCAATCGGTGCGAACAAGGGTGCAAAGCGTACCGCGTTTGTACATTTATATTTCAACATGATCGGTACGGTTCTTTTCCTGTGCCTGTTTTATCTGGGGAATGCCATTTTCAGCTTTCCGTTTACGAACGACGTCGTAAATGCAGCGGATATTGCGCTGGTTCACAGTATTTTTAATGTATTTACTACTCTGGTTCTGCTTCCGTTTACGAAGGGACTGGAGAATCTGGCATATCTTACGATTCCGAAGACAGAGGATGAGAAGAAGACGGCAAACGATGCGTTTGTAATCTTGGACGACAGATTCCTTTCTTCGCCGGCATTCGCGATCGAGCAGTGCCGTTCACTGGTAAGCCAGATGGCAGAGATGACAAGAGACGGATTTCTGGAGGCGATGGACGTGCTGGGCGAGTATTCGGAGGAGAAAGCGCAGGATGTCATTGACAAGGAGAACCGGGTCGATGTCTATGACGACAAGATCACCGCATATCTGACGAAGCTGAGCAGTGAGAATCTGTCCTATAAGGACAGCCTGCAGGTGACGTCGCTGCTGCACTGTATTACGGATTTTGAGCGTATCTCCGACCACTCGATCAATGTGGTGGAGAGCGTACAGCAGATGCGCAAGGAAAATCTGACGTTTTCCAGGAAAGGTGAAGAGGAGATGAATCTCTACGGTGCGGCAATCCGTGACATTCTGACAAGAACCACGGATGCGTTTGTGAACAACGATCAGGCGCTGGCGCATACGGTGGAGCCGTTAGAGGAAGTAATTGACGAATTAAATAAAGATGTGAAGAAGCATCACATGAAGCGGCTGCGCAAGGGCAAGTGCAGTATGGAGCTGGGACTGGTCCTGTCGGATCTTGCCATGAATTATGAGCGTGTGGCAGACCACTGTTCCAATATTGCCGTGTACATGATGCAGCTGAAGGATACACAGCTGGAGGAGCACAGCTTTACAGAGCAGCTGGATGAGGCGGAGAGCGCAGAGTTCACCAGACTGCTGGATGAGTTCGGAAGCAGGTACTCTCTGTAA
- a CDS encoding MerR family transcriptional regulator: MIQYTIHEVAGLLNISTDAIRLYEKEGLVSPTRNPENGYRCYDTEQIHRIMGVCLYRKLNVSIAEIKRLLAVSTLGDLSESFSGFIDSRKKEIERLTLEVEKMSYMKQHLDTLDEGSRTISIRTLPAVYPLYHQDSAFLGYRTLKDVFHSPLFSMGNFSYILSVEPSGSCQVSAFQFAIREPMLALTQLNSTNLPSRDSCRCLYTVVAFPTEQEILWDLSAVLKYAGEHQLSCKLEAYAFYVFSIAQPDVILDYYEVYLPLEDS; this comes from the coding sequence ATGATACAATATACAATCCATGAAGTTGCCGGTTTGCTTAATATCTCCACCGACGCCATCCGGCTCTACGAGAAGGAGGGTCTTGTCTCACCCACCCGCAATCCGGAGAACGGCTACCGCTGCTATGACACCGAACAGATCCACCGCATCATGGGAGTCTGTCTCTACCGCAAGCTCAACGTGAGCATCGCGGAGATCAAGCGGCTTCTCGCTGTCTCCACCCTTGGTGATCTTTCCGAAAGCTTTTCCGGTTTCATTGATTCGCGCAAAAAAGAGATCGAGCGGCTTACCCTGGAAGTCGAAAAAATGTCTTATATGAAACAGCACCTGGATACCCTGGATGAAGGCAGCCGCACTATAAGCATCCGGACGCTTCCCGCTGTCTATCCGCTCTACCATCAGGATTCCGCTTTTTTAGGTTACCGCACGCTAAAGGATGTCTTTCATTCTCCGCTGTTTTCGATGGGGAATTTCAGCTACATCCTCTCCGTGGAACCGTCCGGTTCCTGCCAGGTCAGCGCCTTCCAGTTTGCCATCCGCGAGCCGATGCTTGCACTCACCCAGCTCAATTCCACCAATCTGCCCAGCCGGGACAGCTGCCGCTGTCTCTACACCGTAGTCGCATTCCCGACCGAGCAGGAGATACTCTGGGATCTCTCCGCCGTCCTGAAATACGCCGGGGAACATCAGCTTTCCTGCAAACTGGAAGCTTACGCTTTCTACGTCTTCAGCATAGCACAGCCGGATGTCATCCTGGATTATTACGAAGTATATCTTCCGTTGGAAGACTCCTGA
- a CDS encoding DEAD/DEAH box helicase encodes MFSVSDIKEDVYPAVYRRGKELYETGGVLDFAYDIYLEHDLPVAEVRAEVRGKEQSSYRVTAVVDEEYGTVSSSNCTCEAFYNYEGMCKHCVAALLAYVNRRQAKDILAAKRTGHEAGEQGSAAEEKPVAPMQTAGAFKTLLNQYSLRAGVSYLIPESVYGKVELEPYFKLDYSYATVEFKIGMEQKYVLKNISAFLHSIERNEKVHYGKKLDFYHNRQAFTEDAWRMVEFMRMQDDDKKRQSRFHAYYAYTGGYERTMELDEVGIDRFFDAIGEMPLSAEIGYLPEEEYHVQEGERKPKLEIRAGASGVFVLLEDLQVIRGSRFYYFYEDGMIYRSSEALKAKTGDFFDYMERQAGGECYIAADELPSFCRDLLPLLRETFRVTAEGFDETLYVPKKPEFELYLDKQDNQTVGAKLVAAYGDDKYNVLQKIEPGEVRDLGEEMRVRTLVEPYFNEYGLGQTIFILSHNEDMLYQLISSGLQRLSEYMSIYTTEDFRGMKVVSSPSVSVGVALKSDLLELQIHSDEMSREELAYLLTRYDRKKKYVRLKNGDFLDVREDGLGLLAEISEDLRLTESGLKKGHVNVPKYRAMYLDAALKSNQELSVEKNREFKGMVRNMKTIEDSDYEVPDSLRSIMRGYQKSGFLWLKTLRENGFGGILADDMGLGKTLQVISLLLSEQESAKAGEREWHRSLIVCPASLVYNWQKEISRFAPQIKTTLVTGLATERQRIVRHTKEGEVLITSYDLLKRDVELYRDMVFAIQVIDEAQYIKNPGTQAAKGVKQITAGFKLALTGTPIENRLSELWSIFDYLMPGFLYTYQRFREEIEIPIVVNGDENRMQRLQRMIRPFILRRLKGEVLRDLPAKLEENVFAKLEGEQLALYDAHVQRMKESLEGKSEKEFRSEKIQILAELTRLRQICCDPGLLFEGYKGESAKAQMCMELIENAVGAGHKVLLFSQFTSMLDRLAAGLKKAGIDYYMLTGSVGKEKRMQMVESFNEDDVPVFCISLKAGGTGLNLTAADIVIHYDPWWNVAVQNQATDRAHRIGQKHVVTVYKLVSEGTIEEKIIAIQERKKELAKQVLEGEGMDSVSFTKEEILELLG; translated from the coding sequence ATGTTTTCCGTATCGGATATCAAAGAGGATGTGTATCCGGCAGTCTACCGGAGAGGAAAGGAATTATATGAGACAGGGGGCGTGCTGGATTTCGCGTATGATATTTATCTGGAGCATGATCTGCCCGTTGCCGAGGTGCGAGCGGAGGTACGTGGGAAGGAACAGAGCAGCTACCGGGTGACGGCGGTTGTCGATGAGGAGTACGGCACGGTGTCAAGCAGCAACTGTACCTGCGAAGCGTTTTATAATTATGAGGGAATGTGCAAACACTGTGTCGCAGCGCTTCTTGCTTATGTTAACCGAAGGCAGGCGAAGGACATTCTGGCTGCGAAGCGCACCGGACATGAGGCGGGAGAGCAGGGAAGCGCCGCGGAGGAGAAGCCTGTCGCCCCGATGCAGACGGCAGGAGCGTTCAAGACGCTTTTGAACCAGTATTCACTGCGTGCCGGTGTGAGCTATCTGATTCCAGAGAGCGTCTATGGAAAGGTGGAACTGGAGCCTTATTTTAAGCTGGATTACAGTTATGCGACGGTGGAATTTAAGATCGGAATGGAGCAGAAGTATGTATTAAAGAATATTTCTGCCTTTTTACATTCCATCGAGCGGAATGAAAAGGTGCATTACGGTAAAAAGCTGGACTTTTATCACAACAGACAGGCATTTACAGAAGATGCATGGCGGATGGTAGAGTTCATGCGGATGCAGGATGACGACAAGAAACGCCAGAGCAGATTTCATGCCTATTATGCTTACACTGGGGGATATGAGCGCACGATGGAGCTCGATGAGGTCGGCATCGACCGTTTTTTTGACGCCATCGGGGAAATGCCTTTATCTGCCGAAATCGGGTATCTGCCGGAGGAGGAGTATCATGTGCAGGAGGGAGAGCGCAAGCCGAAGCTTGAGATCCGCGCAGGGGCGTCTGGTGTTTTCGTTCTGCTGGAGGATCTGCAGGTCATAAGGGGAAGCAGATTTTACTATTTTTATGAAGATGGCATGATCTATCGCAGCAGTGAGGCGTTAAAGGCGAAGACGGGAGACTTTTTCGACTATATGGAGCGTCAGGCCGGCGGGGAATGTTACATTGCGGCGGATGAACTGCCGTCGTTCTGCCGGGATCTGCTGCCGCTTTTAAGAGAGACGTTCCGGGTGACGGCGGAGGGCTTCGATGAGACGCTCTACGTCCCGAAAAAGCCGGAGTTTGAACTGTATCTGGACAAGCAGGACAACCAGACGGTCGGTGCGAAGCTGGTCGCTGCCTACGGGGACGACAAATATAACGTATTGCAGAAGATTGAGCCGGGCGAGGTGCGGGATCTTGGGGAGGAGATGCGCGTGCGCACGCTGGTCGAGCCGTACTTCAACGAATACGGACTCGGGCAGACGATCTTCATTCTCTCGCACAACGAGGACATGCTCTATCAGCTCATAAGCAGCGGTCTGCAGCGCCTCAGCGAGTATATGTCGATCTACACGACGGAGGATTTCCGGGGAATGAAGGTCGTCTCATCGCCGTCGGTTTCGGTGGGCGTTGCGCTAAAGAGCGATCTTCTGGAATTGCAGATCCACTCGGATGAGATGTCGCGCGAGGAGCTGGCATATCTTCTGACCCGGTACGACCGGAAAAAGAAATACGTCCGTCTGAAAAACGGAGATTTTCTTGATGTGCGCGAGGATGGTCTGGGACTGCTTGCGGAGATCAGCGAGGATCTCCGCCTGACAGAATCCGGACTGAAAAAAGGTCATGTGAACGTACCAAAATACCGCGCGATGTATCTGGACGCGGCGTTAAAGAGCAATCAGGAGCTTTCCGTGGAGAAAAACCGCGAGTTCAAGGGCATGGTCCGCAATATGAAGACGATCGAGGACAGCGATTATGAGGTGCCGGATTCGCTCCGCAGTATCATGCGCGGCTACCAGAAGAGCGGTTTTCTGTGGTTAAAGACACTGCGCGAGAACGGATTCGGCGGAATCCTTGCGGACGATATGGGACTGGGCAAGACCCTGCAGGTCATCAGTCTGCTCTTGTCGGAACAGGAGAGTGCCAAGGCAGGAGAGCGGGAGTGGCACCGTTCCCTCATCGTATGTCCGGCGTCGCTCGTCTACAACTGGCAGAAAGAGATCAGCCGTTTTGCACCGCAGATCAAGACGACGCTCGTGACCGGACTCGCCACAGAGCGCCAGAGGATTGTCAGACACACGAAGGAAGGGGAAGTGCTGATTACGTCCTACGACCTGTTAAAACGCGACGTGGAGCTGTACCGCGATATGGTGTTTGCGATTCAGGTGATCGACGAGGCGCAGTATATCAAGAACCCTGGAACCCAGGCGGCAAAAGGCGTCAAGCAGATTACTGCGGGTTTCAAGCTGGCGCTGACCGGAACGCCGATCGAGAACCGGCTGAGCGAACTGTGGAGCATTTTTGATTATCTGATGCCGGGATTTTTATATACTTATCAGCGGTTCCGAGAGGAGATCGAGATCCCGATCGTGGTAAACGGGGATGAAAACCGTATGCAGCGCTTACAGCGCATGATCCGGCCGTTTATTCTGCGCCGTCTGAAGGGGGAAGTGCTGCGGGATCTTCCGGCGAAGCTGGAGGAGAATGTCTTCGCGAAGCTCGAAGGAGAGCAGCTTGCGCTCTATGACGCCCATGTGCAGCGCATGAAGGAGAGCCTGGAGGGCAAATCCGAGAAGGAATTCCGCTCCGAGAAGATCCAGATTCTTGCGGAGCTGACGAGACTGCGCCAGATCTGCTGTGACCCGGGGCTTCTGTTTGAGGGCTATAAGGGGGAGTCCGCAAAGGCGCAGATGTGCATGGAACTGATCGAGAACGCGGTTGGTGCCGGGCACAAGGTGTTATTGTTCTCGCAGTTTACGTCCATGCTGGATCGTCTGGCGGCAGGGCTTAAGAAGGCCGGGATTGACTACTATATGCTGACCGGTTCTGTCGGCAAGGAAAAGCGCATGCAGATGGTGGAGAGCTTTAACGAGGACGACGTGCCGGTATTCTGTATTTCCTTAAAGGCAGGAGGAACCGGGCTGAACCTGACGGCCGCGGATATTGTGATCCACTATGATCCGTGGTGGAACGTGGCGGTGCAGAACCAGGCAACGGACCGCGCCCACCGCATCGGGCAGAAGCATGTCGTGACGGTCTACAAGCTGGTATCCGAGGGAACGATCGAGGAGAAGATCATTGCGATCCAGGAGCGCAAAAAAGAACTGGCAAAACAGGTGCTCGAGGGGGAGGGAATGGATTCCGTTTCCTTTACCAAGGAGGAAATTCTCGAACTTCTGGGATAA
- the phoU gene encoding phosphate signaling complex protein PhoU produces the protein MRNRFERQLLELNNELIQMGSMIEHAIEMGISALVRQDVEKAKKAIAYDEEIDEQEKTVESLCMKLLLQQQPVAKDLRLISAALKMITDMERIGDHAADISEMTILMSDATYERSAINIDLVESMAKETTDMVIKCVDAFVNKDLELARTVIAQDDVVDDLFADFKQQLIKKINENVKNGEQATDMLMVAKYFERIGDHATNIAEWVIYSITGEHEK, from the coding sequence ATGAGAAACAGATTTGAGAGACAGCTGTTAGAACTGAACAATGAACTGATCCAGATGGGAAGCATGATTGAGCACGCGATTGAGATGGGGATCTCCGCGCTGGTGCGCCAGGATGTGGAGAAGGCGAAGAAGGCGATCGCCTACGACGAGGAGATCGACGAGCAGGAAAAGACCGTGGAGTCGCTCTGCATGAAGCTGCTGTTGCAGCAGCAGCCGGTCGCAAAGGATCTGCGTCTGATCTCCGCGGCATTAAAGATGATTACCGATATGGAGCGGATCGGAGACCATGCGGCGGATATTTCCGAGATGACGATTCTGATGTCCGATGCGACATACGAGCGCAGCGCGATCAACATTGATCTGGTGGAAAGTATGGCGAAAGAGACTACTGATATGGTCATCAAGTGCGTGGACGCATTCGTCAACAAGGATCTGGAGCTGGCGCGCACGGTGATTGCGCAGGATGATGTGGTCGATGATCTGTTCGCGGACTTTAAGCAGCAGCTGATCAAAAAGATTAATGAGAACGTCAAAAACGGCGAGCAGGCGACGGATATGCTGATGGTGGCAAAATATTTTGAGCGTATCGGCGATCACGCGACAAACATTGCCGAGTGGGTCATCTATTCGATCACGGGAGAGCACGAGAAGTAG
- a CDS encoding sensor histidine kinase, protein MKKKLNSKFMLIAAIAILVTAVCSIGLFYSILVQQIYDDLKANAHVISRLDFEDASQKVCDQLSEDGLRITLIATDGTVLYDSMEDETKMENHRGRPEVERALAVGEGRGMRKSTTSAEHTFYYAMRLSDGNVLRIGKESGSIYHLAWNMTMLTLGVGLCVFLVCAFFAKRMTKRFVEPIEKMADNIVLVDEREVYEEMRPFVSMIKQQHMDILNHAQMRQEFTANVSHELKTPLTAISGYAELIASGMTNERDTEHFANEIHRSAERLQSLINDIIKLSELDNSDLKLEFEPIDLYALATTCIDQMQIAAQKNEVTLLQEGGPVTINGNKTLIEELLYNLCSNAVRYNKKGGSVTVITGMKNQRPALTVRDTGIGIPKEQQDRVFERFYRVDKSRSKSTGGTGLGLAIVKHIVVQHEAQIELSSEEGVGTEVTVIF, encoded by the coding sequence ATGAAGAAAAAATTAAATTCCAAATTTATGTTGATTGCGGCAATCGCCATTCTGGTGACTGCCGTATGTTCTATCGGGCTGTTTTACAGCATTCTGGTACAACAGATCTATGATGACTTAAAGGCAAATGCACATGTGATCTCCCGGCTGGATTTTGAGGATGCGTCGCAGAAAGTGTGCGATCAGCTTTCCGAGGATGGGCTGCGGATCACTTTGATTGCTACGGATGGAACGGTTCTCTATGACAGCATGGAGGACGAGACGAAGATGGAGAATCACAGGGGGCGTCCGGAGGTCGAGCGGGCGCTTGCGGTCGGGGAAGGCCGCGGGATGCGCAAATCGACGACTTCCGCGGAGCACACATTCTATTATGCGATGCGCCTCTCAGACGGAAATGTTCTTAGAATCGGAAAAGAGAGCGGCAGCATCTACCATCTGGCATGGAATATGACGATGCTTACGCTGGGTGTGGGATTGTGTGTATTCCTGGTGTGCGCCTTTTTTGCAAAACGCATGACAAAGCGCTTTGTGGAGCCGATCGAAAAGATGGCGGACAACATTGTGCTCGTCGATGAGCGGGAAGTATACGAGGAGATGCGTCCGTTTGTGTCGATGATCAAGCAGCAGCATATGGATATCTTAAACCATGCACAGATGCGGCAGGAATTTACCGCGAACGTATCGCATGAACTCAAGACCCCGCTCACGGCGATCTCCGGCTACGCGGAACTGATCGCAAGCGGCATGACCAACGAGCGCGACACCGAGCATTTTGCAAATGAGATTCACCGGAGCGCGGAGCGTCTGCAATCTTTGATTAACGATATCATCAAGCTCTCGGAGCTTGACAACAGTGACCTCAAGCTGGAGTTTGAGCCGATCGATCTCTATGCGCTGGCGACGACCTGCATCGATCAGATGCAGATTGCGGCGCAGAAGAACGAGGTCACATTGCTGCAGGAAGGCGGGCCGGTGACGATCAACGGCAACAAGACGCTCATCGAGGAACTGCTCTACAATCTGTGCAGCAATGCCGTGCGCTATAATAAGAAGGGCGGCAGTGTGACCGTCATTACGGGCATGAAGAACCAGAGACCGGCGCTCACAGTGCGCGACACCGGCATCGGCATCCCGAAGGAGCAGCAGGACCGTGTCTTTGAGCGGTTCTACCGTGTTGACAAGAGCCGTTCCAAGTCGACGGGCGGTACGGGACTCGGGCTTGCGATCGTAAAGCACATCGTCGTGCAGCACGAAGCCCAGATCGAACTCTCCAGCGAGGAGGGCGTGGGCACCGAGGTGACGGTAATCTTCTAG
- a CDS encoding manganese efflux pump MntP, whose translation MAVFIELLLIGVGLSMDAFAVSICKGLAMRRVNKKQAFVIGLFFGGFQALMPFIGWALGTQFESYITSIDHWIAFVLLVFIGGKMIAEAVRPEDENVEIDKMDPPLDVKEMFVLAVATSIDALAVGITFAFLNYPIGEAVTIIGLTTFCISIGGVYVGNFFGNRYKKKAELAGGIILVLIGVKILLEHLGFVG comes from the coding sequence ATGGCTGTTTTTATTGAATTGCTGCTCATTGGAGTGGGTCTTTCGATGGATGCGTTTGCAGTGTCGATCTGCAAAGGTCTTGCGATGCGCAGGGTAAATAAGAAGCAGGCGTTTGTGATTGGTCTGTTTTTTGGAGGATTTCAGGCGCTGATGCCGTTTATCGGCTGGGCGCTCGGCACACAGTTTGAGAGCTACATTACCAGTATTGATCACTGGATTGCCTTTGTGCTGCTGGTATTCATCGGCGGCAAGATGATCGCCGAGGCGGTGCGGCCGGAGGATGAGAATGTGGAGATCGACAAGATGGATCCGCCGCTCGACGTAAAAGAGATGTTTGTGCTGGCGGTGGCGACCAGCATCGATGCACTTGCGGTCGGAATTACATTCGCATTTTTGAATTATCCGATCGGGGAGGCGGTTACGATCATCGGTCTCACCACGTTTTGTATCTCCATCGGCGGCGTCTATGTCGGCAATTTCTTCGGAAACCGCTACAAGAAAAAGGCAGAACTTGCAGGCGGCATTATCCTGGTGCTGATCGGCGTGAAGATTCTGCTGGAGCATCTCGGGTTTGTGGGATAG
- a CDS encoding response regulator transcription factor, which translates to MATIYIVEDDVNIREIERYALKNSGYEVEEFESGESMFKRLERAVPSLLLLDIMLPDEDGLEILGKLRANKNTAAIPIIMVTAKTSELDKVKGLDLGADDYITKPFGVMELISRVKALLRRTQSVAEETKICHGEIRMDNDKHAVFVGDEPCELTFKEYELLKYLMINAGIVLSRDKIMDQVWGFEYEGESRTVDMHIKTLRQKLGAAGSCIKTIRNVGYMIE; encoded by the coding sequence ATGGCAACAATTTATATTGTGGAAGATGACGTCAACATCCGTGAGATTGAGCGCTATGCGCTGAAGAACAGCGGATATGAAGTGGAGGAATTCGAGAGCGGAGAAAGCATGTTTAAACGGCTGGAGCGGGCGGTTCCGTCCCTTCTGCTGCTGGACATTATGCTTCCGGATGAAGACGGTCTGGAGATTCTGGGAAAACTCCGGGCGAATAAAAATACGGCAGCCATTCCGATCATTATGGTCACTGCAAAGACCAGTGAGCTGGACAAGGTCAAGGGACTGGATCTCGGAGCGGATGACTATATCACAAAGCCATTTGGCGTGATGGAGCTGATTTCCAGAGTGAAAGCGCTGCTGCGCAGGACGCAGAGTGTGGCGGAGGAGACGAAAATCTGCCATGGTGAGATCAGGATGGACAACGACAAGCACGCGGTATTTGTCGGGGATGAGCCGTGTGAGCTGACGTTCAAGGAATACGAATTGTTGAAATATCTTATGATCAATGCGGGGATTGTCCTGTCCAGAGACAAGATCATGGATCAGGTATGGGGCTTTGAGTACGAGGGCGAGAGCCGGACCGTGGATATGCACATCAAGACATTGCGCCAGAAGCTTGGGGCGGCGGGAAGCTGCATCAAGACGATCCGCAATGTGGGATATATGATCGAGTAG
- a CDS encoding methyl-accepting chemotaxis protein, which yields MNDSRELTLQERSTKRANYCLMLTVLIISIYMMFLFIGTILQGNHALFRLFVIAGMIALPAAVSTLFYFFNPVSIRYRNVAITCFLIIYEVSCLSSKLFVYNLFMIPVLVALLMYFDLKLEICSGVLNMICCILNGLYSIHVLGTNSLAERNLIFVICSIIIVINTITCLASRVAVLHNTEELAELEAHKKKQEDMMNSIVTVGTSVNESTQSIHALIEEMTEATGCVSQAMGDITVSMESTVASIQEQASMTGRIQDIIADTVSIADALTNISQSSGKNVETGQALVSNIVSQTEEVESENKLVKKNMTALQAHTQDMLKIISIIQQISAQTNLLALNATIEAARAGEAGRGFAVVAEEIRMLSEQTKQSTENIEEIITKLNQNAGDTIASMDHVMDKIGNQVSMIHDIEENFSGIRSGLTGLEQNAAAISEKTRILRETNTMLVDETNTLSSTSEEISASAEETNAMCTDNAERFKSVNNVIAELAAEAGKMNGFIEEYHRLHDADTDAETAISRQALHTA from the coding sequence ATGAACGATTCAAGAGAGTTAACGTTACAGGAACGCTCCACAAAGCGTGCCAACTATTGTCTGATGCTTACAGTTCTCATCATTTCCATCTATATGATGTTTCTGTTTATAGGAACAATTCTGCAGGGAAATCATGCTCTTTTCCGTCTTTTTGTCATTGCAGGCATGATTGCCCTCCCTGCAGCTGTTAGTACATTGTTCTATTTTTTTAATCCTGTTTCCATACGCTACCGCAATGTAGCGATTACATGCTTTCTGATCATTTATGAAGTCAGCTGTCTATCCTCAAAACTTTTTGTCTATAATCTCTTTATGATTCCTGTGCTCGTGGCACTGCTCATGTATTTTGATTTAAAACTCGAGATCTGCTCAGGCGTTTTAAACATGATCTGCTGCATACTAAATGGTCTCTATTCCATCCATGTGCTTGGAACGAATTCACTTGCAGAAAGAAACCTGATCTTTGTCATCTGTTCCATTATTATTGTCATCAACACAATCACCTGCCTGGCGTCCCGCGTGGCCGTCCTGCACAACACAGAGGAGCTCGCCGAACTGGAAGCCCACAAGAAAAAGCAGGAGGATATGATGAATTCCATCGTGACCGTCGGCACATCCGTCAATGAATCCACCCAGTCCATTCATGCGCTGATCGAGGAGATGACAGAGGCAACCGGCTGCGTCAGCCAGGCAATGGGCGACATTACCGTAAGCATGGAGAGCACAGTCGCAAGCATTCAGGAACAGGCTTCCATGACCGGACGGATTCAGGACATCATTGCCGATACCGTGTCGATCGCAGACGCACTTACCAACATCTCCCAGTCTTCTGGTAAAAATGTAGAGACCGGTCAGGCGCTTGTGAGCAATATTGTCTCCCAGACGGAGGAAGTAGAATCCGAGAATAAGCTCGTCAAGAAAAATATGACTGCACTGCAGGCACATACGCAGGACATGTTAAAAATTATCAGCATTATCCAGCAGATCTCCGCACAGACCAATCTTCTCGCCTTGAACGCCACGATAGAAGCAGCGCGCGCAGGGGAAGCAGGCAGGGGGTTCGCTGTTGTCGCGGAGGAGATCCGCATGCTCTCCGAGCAGACCAAGCAGTCCACTGAAAATATTGAGGAAATCATCACAAAGCTGAATCAAAATGCCGGTGACACAATCGCCTCGATGGATCATGTCATGGACAAGATCGGCAATCAGGTCAGCATGATTCATGATATTGAAGAAAATTTCAGCGGCATCCGCTCCGGTCTGACCGGCCTTGAACAGAATGCCGCCGCCATCTCAGAGAAGACACGCATTTTAAGAGAAACCAACACCATGCTGGTCGATGAGACCAACACGCTCTCTTCGACCAGCGAGGAGATCAGTGCCTCTGCGGAGGAGACCAACGCGATGTGCACCGACAATGCCGAGCGCTTCAAGAGCGTCAACAATGTCATCGCGGAGCTTGCCGCCGAAGCCGGCAAAATGAACGGTTTTATCGAAGAGTACCACCGCCTGCACGACGCGGACACCGACGCCGAGACGGCAATCTCCCGGCAGGCGCTCCACACGGCATAG